Proteins from one Drosophila gunungcola strain Sukarami chromosome 3R, Dgunungcola_SK_2, whole genome shotgun sequence genomic window:
- the LOC128265853 gene encoding protein atonal: protein MSSSEIYRYYYKTSEDLQGFKTAATETYFNPMAAYNPGVTHYQFNGNTLASSSNYLSANGFISFEQASSDGWISSSPASHRSESPEYVDLNTMYNNAGCNMAQSQQQYGMLMEQTVVPAAVPAIPVASPPAAEVMGSSNVGTCKTVPAPAATKPKRSYTKKSQSTASSSVTSQTQESAAPAVNLYTEEFQNFDFDNSALFDDSVEDDDDLMLFSGGEDFEGNDGSFDLADGENQDASAGGAGGKKRRGKQITPVVKRKRRLAANARERRRMQNLNQAFDRLRQYLPCLGNDRQLSKHETLQMAQTYISALGDLLR from the coding sequence atgtcGTCCAGTGAGATTTATCGCTACTACTACAAGACTTCCGAGGACTTGCAGGGCTTCAAAACAGCCGCAACTGAGACCTACTTCAATCCCATGGCAGCCTACAATCCCGGTGTGACGCACTACCAGTTCAATGGCAACAccttggccagcagcagcaactactTGTCGGCCAATGGCTTCATCAGCTTCGAGCAGGCTAGCTCCGATGGCTGGATCTCCTCCTCGCCGGCCAGTCATCGTTCCGAGAGTCCCGAGTATGTGGATCTCAATACCATGTACAATAATGCCGGCTGCAACATGGCCCAAAGCCAGCAGCAATACGGAATGCTTATGGAGCAGACGGTGGTGCCAGCAGCAGTTCCGGCCATTCCGGTGGCCTCTCCGCCAGCAGCGGAGGTCATGGGCTCCTCCAATGTGGGCACCTGCAAGACAGTGCCTGCTCCGGCAGCCACGAAACCCAAGCGCAGCTACACCAAGAAGAGTCAGTCGACTGCCAGTTCATCAGTCACCTCGCAAACACAGGAatcagcagctccagcagTGAATCTCTACACCGAGGAGTTCCAGAACTTTGACTTTGACAACTCCGCCCTGTTCGACGACAGCGTGGAGGACGATGACGACCTCATGCTCTTCAGTGGCGGCGAGGATTTCGAGGGCAACGACGGGTCCTTCGATCTGGCCGATGGTGAGAACCAGGATGCCTCGGCCGGAGGTGCTGGTGGCAAGAAGAGGCGTGGCAAGCAGATCACGCCCGTGGTGAAGAGGAAGCGTCGATTGGCCGCCAATGCCCGCGAACGTCGCCGGATGCAGAACCTCAACCAGGCCTTCGACCGCCTGCGGCAGTATCTTCCCTGCCTGGGAAACGACCGCCAGTTGTCCAAGCATGAGACCCTCCAAATGGCCCAGACCTACATCTCCGCCCTCGGGGATCTGCTGCGCTAG